The genomic window ATATAGAAAATTCTTGTTTGTTGATCCAGGACTGCCTGAAGAGTTGCTTCCTGAAAAATGGTTAGGCAGCCACGCTGCATCATTGTTTAGTGAGTATTATAAAGAATTGGCAAAGCCAGCTTCCCGTTTTTTTGAGGCTGTGTTTAGAGAAGGAAATGAGATTAAGCACAAGGATGTTCATTATGATGTGCTCGATCACCCATATATTGTTGAATAGAATGGCACCACTTGTTCCTGTAAGGTGCATAGCTTCACAATAATACTAATATTTAAAGTCACCACTAATTTGACACTTATATTAAATCGTGGTGCCTTGCACCTGTTTTTAGGCATACAGAACTATTTCTGTATGCTTTTCTTCTTGCTTCTAAACTGATAATATATTAATCTAAATATATTAAATTTTTTGAATATTATTGACTATCAGCTTCGTAAAATGATAATATAACGATATATTTACGTTATCCATGTTATTTATCATATAAATTCAGCATCTTCATACATAGGTAGTCCACGCTGCTATTTTTGCAGTGTTTAATATTTATTAAAAAGAGGGGGTATTTCAAGATGAAAAGGTCTTTAAAAGTTTTATTCTTCCTATTGGCAGCAGTACTGCTCATGCTTAGTGCATGTGGAAAAGAGGAGGCAGTCCAACCTGCTGAGGCTGAAAAGGGAAAAGAGGAGGCAGCCCAACCTGCTGAGGCCGAAAAAGAAAAAGAACAGGAAAAGCACAAGATTGGCATTACCCAGTTTGTTGCCCACCCTTCCTTAGATGCAGCAACAGAAGGATTTAAAAAGGCATTAGAGGATGAAGGATTTAAAGAAGGGGAAAATGTCGAATATAATTTCCAAAATGCACAGGCAGATATGAATAACACACAGACGATTGCCAATAACTTTGTTGGTGATAAGGTTGATTTAATTTTTGCTAATGCTACTCCAAGTGCTGTTAGTGCACTAAATGCTACAAGGGATATACCAATTTTATTTACATCTGTAACGGATCCTGTAGGAGCGGGACTTGTAGAAGCATTCGATAAACCAGGCGATAATATTACAGGTACAACGGACAATCATCCGGAAGGCACCGCAAAAACGATTCATTTTATCATTGATGAAGCTGGAGCGCAGACGATTGGTGTCATATTTAATGCGGGTGAACAGAATTCAGAGGTGCAGGTGGCAGAAGTGAAGAAGCTTGCTGAAGCGAAGGGTGCAACGATCGTTGAAGCTTCCGTATCAACATCTGCCGAAGTAAAGCAGGCTACTGAATCATTAGTAGGCAGAGTAGATGCCATTTATGTCCCGACAGATAATACGGTTGTTTCCGCCTTAGAATCTGTTATATCTGTTGCAGATAGCGAGAAGCTGCCGCTATTCGTAGGAGAGCTTGACTCTATGAAGCGTGGAGCAGTTGCAGCAAGCGGATTTAGCTATTATGATCTCGGCTACCAGACTGGAAAAATGGCTGCAGAAATTTTAAAAGGAAATAAAAAGCCATCTGAAATTCCTGTTGAGCTTCCAAGCAGTTTAACATTAATGATTAATAAGAAAGCGGCTGAACAGCAAGGGCTTGAAGTTAAGCAAGAATGGGAGAAAATTGCGGAGTTTTATGAAGGCGAATAACAGAGGGTGTGATTCATAATGTTCACGGCAGTATTTGGAGCGTTTGAAGCTGGAATTATCTATGCGATTATGGCACTCGGAGTTTATTTGTCCTTCCGAGTGCTGGATTTTCCAGACTTAACGGTAGATGGAAGCTTTGTAACTGGTGCGGCTGTTGCAGCGACAATGATTGTTAGCGGGATAAATCCATTTCTTGCCACTGTTTTCGCACTTATTGCTGGGTTTGCTGCAGGCTGTATTACGGGGGTCCTTCATACGTTTGGGAAGATCAATGCACTCCTATCTGGGATATTAATGATGATTGCTCTTTATTCGATAAATCTCCGAATTATGGGGAAATCAAATGTACCGTTATTGAATACAGAAACAGCTATGACTAATGTTAGAGAAACTTGGGATAAAACGGGATTAGACTCCATTTTTAATAGTATTCTTTCTGCAGTAGGGCTTGGAGACAGCTTGCCAAGGTCATGGGGTATTTTAATTTTCATGGTGATTGTTACCTTTTTGTTAAAATTCCTGACAGATAAATTCCTCCAGACCGAAATTGGTCTGGCCATTAGAGCGACTGGGGACAATAAGCGAATGATTAGAAGCTTATCAGCCAATACAAATTTAACTGTCATTCTAGGACTTGGCATTTCCAACTCCATGGTTGCATTTTCTGGAGCACTTATCGCTCAGCAGGGTGGCTTTGCTGATGTTGGTATGGGTATTGGGATGATTATTATTGGTCTGGCATCAGTCATAATCGGAGAGGCTCTGTTTGGAACAAAAACAATTGCAAGAACAACGTTAGCGGTTATCGGTGGCGCGATCATTTACCGAATCGTTGTGACACTTGCTTTGAGGGTAGATTTCCTTGAACCTGGTGATATGAAATTAATTACTGCAACCATTGTTATTTTAGCACTCATTCTTCCAAAAATAATTGATTCTTCAAAAGAGAAAAAGCGGAAAGCGAGAAAGCAGGCGGAGAGTTTGGCTTTAAGCAATATTCCTTCAGATAGAAAGGAGGGGCCATATGCTTGAGCTCAAACACATTCATAAAGTTTTTAATGAAGGAACACCTGACGAAAAAATTGCCTTGGATCGTATTCATTTAAAGTTAAATAAAGGAGATTTTGTTACCGTAATCGGCAGTAATGGGGCTGGGAAATCTACCTTAATGAATATGATCTCTGGCGTCATGATACCTGACGTTGGCACTGTATCGATTGATAGACAGAATGTTACGATGATGTCGGAATACAAAAGAGCAAAGTTAATCGGACGTGTGTTTCAAGACCCGATGGCTGGAACAGCTCCGAGTATGACGATTGAAGAAAATTTAGCAATGGCTTATTCCAGAAATAAGCAGAGAACGTTAAGAAAAGGGGTTACGAAGAAGCGAAAGGAATATTTTCAAGAAGTGCTCCAATCGCTTCATCTTGGGTTAGAAAACCGGCTCACGGCCAAAGTTGGATTGCTGTCAGGTGGGGAAAGGCAGGCGCTATCATTATTGATGGCCACGTTTACGGAGCCAGCCATTCTTTTGCTTGATGAGCATACAGCCGCCCTTGACCCAGCACGTGCCGAGCTTATCACGAATTTAACAAAGGAAATTGTCGAAAAATACAATTTGACGACATTAATGGTCACACATAATATGCAGCAGGCACTTGATTTAGGAAATAGACTAATCATGATGGATAAAGGTCAAATTATCCTGGAGGTTGAAGAAGATCAAAAAGGAAACTTGACGATCGAACAGTTATTAAATGAGTTTCAGAGAATTCGAGGTTCGAAAATGGCAAGTGATCGGGCTCTACTATCTTAATATTGAATATAAAAAAGGGATTAATTAGGCGTTATTCACTAATTAATCCTTTTTATTATGTATTGGCCATATAATCAAGAAGAAAGAATTTTTTAAACTTTTACAATTTATTGACTATTCGTTATACGAAATGGTATCATATCGTTAATTAAACGTCATACTTATTATTGTATAAACTATGGAGGGATCGAATGAAACCAGGTTTAACGGCAGGTTATTCGGTTACGATTGAGGCAGTAGTGACTCGTGAAATGTTTGCTCAATTTGAAGGGAAAATGGTTCATCCAACCTATTCGACCGTAATGATGATTTACCATATGGAATGGGCGTCTAGGCAAATCATTTTGCCTTTTTTAGAAGAGCATGAGGAGGGAATGGGGTTGTCTGTTTCCGCTAAACATATATTGCCGGCTCGGGAAGGATCTAAATTGAACATAAAGGCAGTCCTAACTGAAAAGAAAGACAATAAGATTATTACCGATGTTTTTGTTATCAATGATACTAAGCTAATTGGCACTGGGGAGGTTACGCAGGTAATTCTTCCGAAAGCGAAAATTAAGAGCATGCTAGCATAATTATCATGCTATTTACTAATCTGTTTTTATATTAACAGCAAACCTAAAGATGACTCAGTTTGTAAGCGTTAACATAATCGTTAGGGGGAAATGTTCATGAATATGTTTTCGAAGATAAAAGACCATGAACAGGTTGTGTTTTGTAATGATGAATTAACTGGCTTAAAGGCTATTATTGCTATCCATAGTACAAAGCTAGGTCCAGCCCTAGGCGGCTGCAGGATGCTCCCTTATTCAAGTGAAGAGGAGGCGCTTGAAGATGTACTGCGTCTTTCGCGAGGTATGACATACAAATGCGCTGCTGCGGATGTTGATTTTGGCGGCGGAAAAGCAGTTATTATTGGCGACCCTCATAAAGATAAGACACCGGAGCTATTCCGTGCGTTCGGGCAGTTCGTAGAATCATTGAATGGCAGATTCTATACGGGTACAGATATGGGAACTTCACCAGATGATTTCATTCATGCGTTAAGGGAAACGAATTGTATCGTTGGCGTTGATGAGGTTTACGGGGGAAGCGGGGACTCTTCTGTGCCGACTGCACAAGGCGTTATTTATGGAATTCAAGCAACAAATAAAATATTAACAGGCTCTGATCAACTAAGCGGAAAAAGCTATGTGGTCCAGGGACTTGGTAAAGTGGGATTCAAGGTTGCAGAAAGGCTGCTGGAGGATGGAGCAGATTTATACGTGTCCGATATCAATCAGCAAGCAATCAATAGGCTGCTATCTAAAGCGAAAACATTAGGAGCCACAGTAAAAGTTTTATCGAGTGATGAGATCTATGAGGCTAACGCAGATATCTTTATTCCATGTGCAATGGGTGGCATTATTAATGACGAAACCATTCAGTATCTATCTGTAAAGGCCGTTGTCGGTTCAGCGAATAACCAGCTTTTGGAGCTTCATCATGCACAAAAGCTAATGGATAAAGGGATTTTATTTGCTCCTGATTATATTGTCAACTCCGGTGGTTTAATTCAAGTAGCAGATGAACTGTATACACCGAATAAAGAAAGAGTCCTGCAAAAAACAAAAGCCATTTATAACTCTTTACTCCATATTTACGAGTATGCAAATGCGGAAGGAATAACAACAGTGGAAGCGGCTAATCAATTTTGTGAAAAACGTATTGAAGCGCGAGCACGCAGAAATAGCTTTTTTTCTCATAAGAAGCGTCCAAAATGGGCAGTGAGAACGTAATTTTTTAATGTAATAACAACATTAATAATGTGATAATATTTTTTTGTTTTTGTGCCCTAATAGGTTCTAAATAATATAAAGCAAAGGGTGAGAAAATGGACAGTCAGTTTCCAGTGCTTCAAGTAATGGATCCAAACGGACAAATAGCAGCACCCCAATATAAGGAGAAGATTACAGAGGAATTGGCCAGAAACTTTTATAGGCAGCTCGTTAGAATCCGCCTTTTTGATCGGAAGGCGGTAAGCCTGCAGCGACAAGGAAGGATAGGCACATATGCACCATTCGAAGGGCAGGAGGCTTCACAGGTAGGTAGTGCTCTTGCATTAAACGAATGGGATTGGATGTTTCCAACGTACCGTGACCATGGGGCAGCCTTTGTTTTTGGCCACTCATTAAGGAATATTCTTTTATTTTGGAATGGCCGAAACGAAGGGTGTATCCCTCCAGCGGGAAAAAAGATTTTCCCTCCAGGTATCCCGATTGCCACCCAGATTCCTCACGCAGCAGGGGCCGCCTTAGCAGAAAAGAAAAAGGGAACAACCAATGCAGCCATTGCTTACTTCGGTGATGGTGCCACATCTGAAGGGGACTTTCATGAAGGGCTTAATTTCGCGAGTGTATTTAAAGCACCTGTCGTTTTCTTTAATCAAAATAATCAATTTGCCATTTCAGTTCCAATTGACAAGCAAATGAATTCTAAGACGATTGCCCAAAAGTCCTTAGCCTATGATATTCCTGGTGTCCGGATCGATGGAAACGATGTTTTCATTGTTTATTTTGAAACGTTAAAGGCTTTGGAGAGAGCGAGAAAGGGTAATGGACCGACATTAATTGAAGCTGTCACCTGGAGATATGGGGCTCATACGACCGCTGATGACCCATCGAAATACCGCTGCCAAGTAGAGAGCAATAACCGCCGAACAGAAACAGATCCTATTCTTCGCCTTGAAAAGTGGATGAAAAATGAAGGATTATATGATGAAAAATGGTTGCGTGATGTGGAAGCGGAAGCCACACAGGAAATTGAGAAAGCAGTTGAAGAAATGGAAGATCTTCCTCCCGCAGATCCTGCTAATATATTTGATCATGTCTTTGCGGAGCCAACATGGCAAATCGCTCAGCAAAAAGAAGAGTATCTTAGATTCATAGGGGGTGAAGGGAGATGAGTACGGCAATCAAAACAAAAACGTTCACACTCATACAAGCCATTACTGATGCTCTGGATACAATGCTTGAGGAAAGATCCGAAGTACTGCTCTTAGGAGAGGACATCGGAAAAAATGGCGGAGTATTTCGCGCTACTGAAGGACTTCAA from Bacillus sp. DTU_2020_1000418_1_SI_GHA_SEK_038 includes these protein-coding regions:
- the pdhA gene encoding pyruvate dehydrogenase (acetyl-transferring) E1 component subunit alpha — its product is MDSQFPVLQVMDPNGQIAAPQYKEKITEELARNFYRQLVRIRLFDRKAVSLQRQGRIGTYAPFEGQEASQVGSALALNEWDWMFPTYRDHGAAFVFGHSLRNILLFWNGRNEGCIPPAGKKIFPPGIPIATQIPHAAGAALAEKKKGTTNAAIAYFGDGATSEGDFHEGLNFASVFKAPVVFFNQNNQFAISVPIDKQMNSKTIAQKSLAYDIPGVRIDGNDVFIVYFETLKALERARKGNGPTLIEAVTWRYGAHTTADDPSKYRCQVESNNRRTETDPILRLEKWMKNEGLYDEKWLRDVEAEATQEIEKAVEEMEDLPPADPANIFDHVFAEPTWQIAQQKEEYLRFIGGEGR
- a CDS encoding Glu/Leu/Phe/Val dehydrogenase is translated as MNMFSKIKDHEQVVFCNDELTGLKAIIAIHSTKLGPALGGCRMLPYSSEEEALEDVLRLSRGMTYKCAAADVDFGGGKAVIIGDPHKDKTPELFRAFGQFVESLNGRFYTGTDMGTSPDDFIHALRETNCIVGVDEVYGGSGDSSVPTAQGVIYGIQATNKILTGSDQLSGKSYVVQGLGKVGFKVAERLLEDGADLYVSDINQQAINRLLSKAKTLGATVKVLSSDEIYEANADIFIPCAMGGIINDETIQYLSVKAVVGSANNQLLELHHAQKLMDKGILFAPDYIVNSGGLIQVADELYTPNKERVLQKTKAIYNSLLHIYEYANAEGITTVEAANQFCEKRIEARARRNSFFSHKKRPKWAVRT
- a CDS encoding ABC transporter substrate-binding protein is translated as MKRSLKVLFFLLAAVLLMLSACGKEEAVQPAEAEKGKEEAAQPAEAEKEKEQEKHKIGITQFVAHPSLDAATEGFKKALEDEGFKEGENVEYNFQNAQADMNNTQTIANNFVGDKVDLIFANATPSAVSALNATRDIPILFTSVTDPVGAGLVEAFDKPGDNITGTTDNHPEGTAKTIHFIIDEAGAQTIGVIFNAGEQNSEVQVAEVKKLAEAKGATIVEASVSTSAEVKQATESLVGRVDAIYVPTDNTVVSALESVISVADSEKLPLFVGELDSMKRGAVAASGFSYYDLGYQTGKMAAEILKGNKKPSEIPVELPSSLTLMINKKAAEQQGLEVKQEWEKIAEFYEGE
- a CDS encoding ABC transporter permease subunit; translated protein: MFTAVFGAFEAGIIYAIMALGVYLSFRVLDFPDLTVDGSFVTGAAVAATMIVSGINPFLATVFALIAGFAAGCITGVLHTFGKINALLSGILMMIALYSINLRIMGKSNVPLLNTETAMTNVRETWDKTGLDSIFNSILSAVGLGDSLPRSWGILIFMVIVTFLLKFLTDKFLQTEIGLAIRATGDNKRMIRSLSANTNLTVILGLGISNSMVAFSGALIAQQGGFADVGMGIGMIIIGLASVIIGEALFGTKTIARTTLAVIGGAIIYRIVVTLALRVDFLEPGDMKLITATIVILALILPKIIDSSKEKKRKARKQAESLALSNIPSDRKEGPYA
- a CDS encoding ABC transporter ATP-binding protein, giving the protein MLELKHIHKVFNEGTPDEKIALDRIHLKLNKGDFVTVIGSNGAGKSTLMNMISGVMIPDVGTVSIDRQNVTMMSEYKRAKLIGRVFQDPMAGTAPSMTIEENLAMAYSRNKQRTLRKGVTKKRKEYFQEVLQSLHLGLENRLTAKVGLLSGGERQALSLLMATFTEPAILLLDEHTAALDPARAELITNLTKEIVEKYNLTTLMVTHNMQQALDLGNRLIMMDKGQIILEVEEDQKGNLTIEQLLNEFQRIRGSKMASDRALLS
- a CDS encoding thioesterase, FlK family, producing the protein MKPGLTAGYSVTIEAVVTREMFAQFEGKMVHPTYSTVMMIYHMEWASRQIILPFLEEHEEGMGLSVSAKHILPAREGSKLNIKAVLTEKKDNKIITDVFVINDTKLIGTGEVTQVILPKAKIKSMLA